One Angustibacter luteus genomic window carries:
- the ribD gene encoding bifunctional diaminohydroxyphosphoribosylaminopyrimidine deaminase/5-amino-6-(5-phosphoribosylamino)uracil reductase RibD, with product MSDIDVAMARALLLARRGPSSDPNPRVGCVVLDDAGEVVGEGWHEGAGSPHAEVAALARAGTAAHGGTAVVTLEPCGHTGRTGPCTAALITAGVARVVFARPDANPDAAGGAQRLRAAGIHVSQIEDLGLRTEADALVARWQQAQDLGRPVVTWKFASTLDGRGAAADGTSQWITGAPARQDVHDLRADADTILVGTGTAWTDDPRLTVRDRRGADRPQQPRRAVMGLRGLRPGSVLERTGATVLDTRCPHEALRRLWALGSRHVWLEGGATLAAVFWQARLVDHVVAYVAPAFLGLGAPAVADLGIGSIDAIARLRLDDVTRLGDDLRLMLTPTPDPTEGA from the coding sequence GTGAGTGACATCGACGTCGCGATGGCCCGCGCTCTGCTGCTGGCGCGCCGAGGGCCCTCGAGCGACCCCAACCCGCGGGTCGGCTGCGTCGTCCTGGACGACGCCGGCGAGGTGGTCGGTGAGGGCTGGCACGAAGGCGCCGGCAGCCCGCACGCCGAGGTGGCCGCGCTCGCCCGGGCCGGCACCGCCGCGCACGGCGGCACCGCCGTCGTCACCCTGGAACCGTGCGGGCACACCGGTCGCACCGGTCCGTGCACCGCTGCGCTCATCACGGCCGGCGTGGCACGCGTCGTCTTCGCGCGGCCCGACGCCAACCCGGACGCCGCCGGCGGGGCGCAGCGGCTGCGCGCGGCGGGCATCCACGTCAGCCAGATCGAGGACCTCGGACTGCGCACCGAAGCCGACGCGCTGGTCGCCCGCTGGCAGCAGGCCCAGGACCTCGGCCGCCCGGTCGTCACCTGGAAGTTCGCCTCGACCCTGGACGGGCGAGGCGCCGCCGCCGACGGCACCAGCCAGTGGATCACCGGAGCGCCCGCGCGCCAGGACGTGCACGACCTGCGCGCCGACGCCGACACCATCCTGGTCGGGACCGGCACCGCCTGGACCGACGACCCGCGGCTGACCGTCCGGGACCGCCGCGGCGCCGACCGGCCGCAGCAGCCGCGCCGGGCTGTGATGGGCCTGCGCGGACTGCGGCCCGGCAGCGTGCTCGAGCGGACCGGCGCGACCGTGCTGGACACCCGCTGCCCGCACGAGGCACTGCGGCGGCTTTGGGCGCTGGGCAGCCGGCACGTCTGGCTCGAGGGCGGTGCGACCCTGGCCGCGGTGTTCTGGCAGGCCCGCCTGGTCGACCACGTCGTCGCCTACGTCGCGCCGGCCTTCCTCGGGCTCGGCGCGCCGGCCGTGGCCGACCTCGGCATCGGCTCCATCGACGCCATCGCCCGGCTCCGGCTCGACGACGTCACCCGGCTGGGCGACGACCTGCGCCTGATGCTCACCCCCACCCCCGACCCCACCGAGGGAGCCTGA
- a CDS encoding riboflavin synthase produces MFTGIVEELGEVVALEHGADSARLTVHGPLVTSDALPGASIAVNGVCLTVVGEPTDGGFTVDVMAQTLRHSALGDLVPGSPVNLERAMAADGRFGGHVVQGHVDGTAVVVRREPGDRWEVVTISLPPHLARYLVPQGSITVDGVSLTVSALDDEAGTFSVSLIPTTLELTTLGRRAVGDPVNLEVDVLAKYVHRLLTNRNATLETPWTS; encoded by the coding sequence ATGTTCACCGGGATCGTCGAGGAGCTCGGGGAGGTCGTCGCGCTGGAGCACGGCGCCGACTCCGCCCGCCTCACCGTGCACGGACCGTTGGTGACCTCGGACGCGCTGCCCGGTGCGTCCATCGCGGTGAACGGCGTCTGCCTGACCGTCGTCGGCGAGCCCACCGACGGCGGTTTCACCGTCGACGTGATGGCGCAGACCTTGCGGCACAGCGCGCTCGGTGACCTGGTGCCCGGTTCGCCGGTGAACCTGGAGCGCGCGATGGCCGCCGACGGGCGGTTCGGCGGGCACGTCGTCCAGGGGCACGTCGACGGCACCGCCGTCGTGGTCCGTCGCGAGCCCGGTGACCGCTGGGAGGTGGTGACCATCTCGCTGCCGCCGCACCTGGCCCGCTACCTGGTGCCGCAGGGGTCGATCACCGTGGACGGCGTCTCGCTGACCGTCAGCGCGCTCGACGACGAGGCCGGCACCTTCTCGGTGTCGCTGATCCCCACCACGCTCGAGCTCACCACGCTCGGACGTCGCGCGGTGGGCGACCCGGTCAACCTCGAGGTCGACGTCCTCGCCAAGTACGTGCACCGCCTGCTCACGAACCGCAACGCGACCCTGGAGACACCGTGGACTTCATGA
- the pnuC gene encoding nicotinamide riboside transporter PnuC, with protein sequence MNDLLAAHLTIAGHPIAWSEIIGNVFGLASAILGMRRKVWAWPVGIIGNVLLFLVFTGAAYGSESGHTLYGQAGRQVFFIITSVYGWWRWQQHKEHDPNGVAVEPRWATWRERAVVGVLWLAGVAILTPIFRSLGSYDPVWADAWIFVGSMVATYAMARGWVDFWLCWIAVDIVGVPVLVRAHFYPSAVLYAVYAGFVIWGFVVWLRLARASTDEAAAGAAERVPS encoded by the coding sequence ATGAACGACCTGCTCGCGGCGCACCTGACCATCGCCGGTCACCCCATCGCCTGGAGCGAGATCATCGGCAACGTCTTCGGGCTCGCCTCCGCGATCCTGGGCATGCGCCGCAAGGTGTGGGCCTGGCCGGTCGGGATCATCGGCAACGTCCTGCTGTTCCTGGTGTTCACCGGCGCCGCCTACGGCTCCGAGAGCGGGCACACGCTCTACGGGCAGGCCGGTCGCCAGGTGTTCTTCATCATCACCAGCGTCTACGGCTGGTGGCGCTGGCAGCAGCACAAGGAGCACGACCCGAACGGCGTCGCCGTCGAGCCGCGGTGGGCGACCTGGCGCGAGCGGGCCGTCGTCGGTGTGCTGTGGCTGGCCGGCGTGGCGATCCTGACCCCCATCTTCCGCTCCCTCGGCTCGTACGACCCGGTCTGGGCGGACGCGTGGATCTTCGTCGGCTCGATGGTCGCCACCTACGCGATGGCGCGAGGATGGGTCGACTTCTGGCTCTGCTGGATCGCCGTCGACATCGTCGGGGTGCCGGTGCTGGTGCGGGCGCACTTCTACCCCTCCGCGGTGCTGTACGCCGTGTACGCCGGGTTCGTGATCTGGGGCTTCGTGGTGTGGCTGCGGCTGGCTCGCGCCTCCACGGACGAGGCCGCGGCCGGCGCCGCCGAGAGGGTGCCCTCATGA
- the ribB gene encoding 3,4-dihydroxy-2-butanone-4-phosphate synthase, whose amino-acid sequence MTGGGLALGLATVEAALDELRRGRPVLVVDDADRENEGDVVLAAEHATAQWLAWTVRHTSGYLCAPMPADWADRLALPPMVAQNEDSLRTAYTVSVDAREGVTTGISAADRAHTLRVLADPATTAADLVRPGHVLPLRARAGGVLERAGHTEAAVDLCRLAGLAPVAVIGELVQEDGTMTRLPGVLELGRRHDLLTISIADLASWRRAQGDEGSPAAPHGDVQRVRRVASSVLPTRHGELTVHGYRDLVTGAEHVALVSGDPTSPGAVVRLHSECLTGDAFGSLRCDCGAQLDAALGEITRHGGAVVYLRDHEGRGIGLLPKLAAYALQDAGRDTVEANLELGLPADARDYAAGAAVLRDLGVVEVRLLTNNPDKVAGLERAGIVVRERLALRAGWSQHNAAYLDTKRQRFGHDLPSRSGQHRESA is encoded by the coding sequence ATGACGGGCGGCGGGCTGGCGCTCGGGCTGGCCACCGTCGAGGCGGCGCTGGACGAGCTGCGCCGCGGCCGTCCGGTCCTCGTCGTCGACGACGCCGACCGGGAGAACGAGGGCGACGTCGTGCTGGCCGCCGAGCACGCCACCGCGCAGTGGCTCGCCTGGACCGTCCGGCACACCTCGGGCTACCTGTGCGCGCCGATGCCGGCGGACTGGGCGGACCGGCTCGCTCTGCCGCCGATGGTCGCCCAGAACGAGGACTCCCTGCGCACCGCGTACACGGTGTCGGTGGACGCTCGCGAGGGCGTCACGACCGGGATCAGTGCGGCCGACCGCGCTCACACGCTGCGGGTGCTCGCGGACCCGGCGACGACGGCCGCGGACCTGGTCCGTCCCGGGCACGTCCTGCCGTTGCGGGCCCGCGCCGGGGGAGTGCTGGAGCGGGCCGGGCACACGGAGGCGGCCGTCGACCTGTGCCGGCTGGCCGGACTGGCACCGGTCGCGGTGATCGGCGAGCTCGTGCAGGAGGACGGCACGATGACCCGGCTCCCCGGCGTCCTCGAGCTCGGACGTCGGCACGACCTGCTGACGATCAGCATCGCCGACCTGGCGAGCTGGCGCCGTGCCCAGGGTGACGAGGGTTCGCCCGCGGCGCCGCACGGTGACGTCCAGCGCGTACGGCGCGTCGCGTCCAGCGTGCTGCCCACCCGGCACGGCGAGCTCACGGTGCACGGCTACCGCGACCTGGTGACCGGTGCCGAGCACGTCGCGCTGGTCAGCGGCGACCCGACGTCGCCCGGCGCCGTCGTCCGGCTGCACTCGGAGTGCCTGACCGGCGACGCGTTCGGGTCGCTGCGCTGCGACTGCGGTGCCCAGCTGGACGCCGCGCTGGGGGAGATCACCCGGCACGGCGGTGCCGTGGTCTACCTGCGCGACCACGAGGGCCGCGGGATCGGTCTGCTGCCCAAGCTCGCGGCCTACGCGCTGCAGGACGCCGGCCGCGACACGGTCGAGGCGAACCTCGAGCTCGGCCTGCCGGCCGACGCCCGCGACTACGCGGCCGGGGCCGCAGTGCTGCGCGACCTCGGTGTCGTCGAGGTGCGGCTGCTGACCAACAACCCGGACAAGGTCGCCGGTCTCGAGCGGGCCGGGATCGTCGTGCGCGAGCGGTTGGCGCTACGGGCCGGCTGGTCCCAGCACAACGCCGCCTACCTCGACACCAAGCGCCAGCGCTTCGGGCACGACCTGCCGTCGCGTTCCGGCCAGCACCGCGAGTCCGCATGA
- the ribH gene encoding 6,7-dimethyl-8-ribityllumazine synthase produces MSGHGSPTLTVDGSGLRVAVVAASWHEPVMDGLLDGARRALADSGVEQSLTLRVPGTFELPVAASRLAGAGFDAVVALGVVVRGGTPHFEYVCQAATSGLTDVAVRTGVPVGFGVLTCDDDKQALDRAGLPGSHEDKGYEATVAAISTALTLRDVRLPETSSPVGAP; encoded by the coding sequence ATGAGCGGCCACGGCTCGCCCACGCTCACCGTCGACGGGTCCGGGCTGCGGGTCGCGGTGGTGGCCGCGAGCTGGCACGAGCCGGTGATGGACGGCCTGCTGGACGGCGCCCGCCGAGCCCTGGCTGACTCCGGCGTGGAGCAGTCGCTCACGCTGCGCGTCCCGGGCACCTTCGAGCTGCCGGTCGCAGCATCCCGCCTGGCCGGGGCCGGGTTCGACGCGGTGGTCGCGCTCGGCGTCGTGGTCCGCGGCGGCACTCCGCACTTCGAGTACGTCTGCCAGGCCGCGACGTCCGGGCTCACCGACGTGGCGGTGCGCACCGGCGTCCCGGTCGGCTTCGGAGTGCTCACCTGCGACGACGACAAACAGGCGCTGGACCGCGCCGGTCTTCCCGGCTCGCACGAGGACAAGGGCTACGAGGCGACGGTGGCGGCGATCAGCACGGCGCTCACGTTGCGAGACGTCCGGCTGCCCGAGACGTCGTCGCCCGTCGGCGCCCCGTAG
- a CDS encoding phosphoribosyl-ATP diphosphatase encodes MKSFDALFDELSEKARSRPAGSRTVAELDAGVHAIGKKVVEEAAEVWMAAEHESPERAAEEISQLLYHLQVLMLDRGLTLQDVYAHL; translated from the coding sequence GTGAAGAGCTTCGACGCCCTGTTCGACGAGCTGAGCGAGAAGGCCCGGTCCCGCCCCGCGGGCTCGCGCACTGTCGCCGAGCTCGACGCGGGCGTGCACGCCATCGGCAAGAAGGTCGTCGAGGAGGCGGCCGAGGTGTGGATGGCCGCCGAGCACGAGAGCCCGGAGCGGGCGGCGGAGGAGATCAGCCAGCTGCTGTACCACCTGCAGGTGCTGATGCTCGACCGCGGCCTCACCCTGCAGGATGTGTACGCGCATCTGTGA
- the hisG gene encoding ATP phosphoribosyltransferase, producing MLRIAVPNKGSLSEAATDMLRESGYRQRSSSHDLVLSDPDNDVEFFYLRPRDIAVYVGSGTLDVGLTGRDLLLDSGAQAQEILPLGFGRSTFRFAAPPGVAGSVADLGGLRVATSYAGLLERHLAGHDVQADIVRLDGAVESSVGLGVADVVADVVQTGSTLKAAGLAVFGDPILESEAVLIRRTDAEDDPAVGVLTRRLQGVLTARRYVMMDYDVRVELVEKACALTPGLESPTVSPLHDKGWVAVRSMVPRATTNQVMDDLYDLGARAILVTDIHACRL from the coding sequence ATGCTGCGCATCGCCGTACCGAACAAGGGGTCGCTGTCCGAGGCCGCCACCGACATGCTGCGCGAGAGCGGGTACCGCCAGCGGTCGAGCAGCCACGACCTCGTGCTGTCCGACCCGGACAACGACGTGGAGTTCTTCTACCTGCGACCGCGCGACATCGCGGTGTACGTCGGGTCGGGGACGCTCGACGTGGGGCTGACCGGGCGTGACCTGCTCCTCGACTCCGGCGCCCAGGCGCAGGAGATCCTGCCGCTCGGCTTCGGCCGCTCGACGTTCCGGTTCGCGGCGCCGCCCGGGGTGGCCGGCTCGGTCGCGGACCTGGGCGGTCTGCGGGTCGCGACGTCCTACGCCGGCCTGCTGGAGCGGCACCTGGCCGGGCACGACGTGCAGGCGGACATCGTCCGGCTGGACGGTGCGGTCGAGTCGTCGGTCGGCCTGGGCGTCGCGGACGTCGTCGCGGACGTCGTGCAGACCGGCAGCACGCTCAAGGCGGCCGGGCTGGCGGTCTTCGGCGACCCGATCCTGGAGTCCGAGGCCGTGCTGATCCGGCGCACCGACGCGGAGGACGACCCGGCGGTCGGGGTGCTGACCCGCAGGTTGCAGGGTGTCCTCACGGCCCGCCGCTACGTGATGATGGACTACGACGTCCGCGTCGAGCTGGTCGAGAAGGCCTGCGCGCTGACGCCAGGGCTCGAGTCGCCGACCGTGAGCCCGTTGCACGACAAGGGATGGGTGGCGGTGCGGTCCATGGTCCCGAGAGCGACGACGAACCAGGTGATGGACGACCTGTACGACCTGGGCGCGCGGGCCATCCTGGTCACCGACATCCACGCCTGCCGGCTGTAG
- a CDS encoding PH domain-containing protein, which yields MSAIGDPYATFRPRRGRRVAWVVAAMSVTLFGALALVVPSTGSAGWSVADSLLLWGFGWLVAVAMWRFARLEAVPSERGIVVRNVLLTRDLTWSEIGGVRFGSGDAWAWLDLKDGDEVAVMAIQRSDGDDARRAASRLMALVQVNA from the coding sequence ATGAGCGCGATCGGCGATCCCTACGCCACGTTCCGGCCCCGCCGGGGACGCCGGGTCGCCTGGGTCGTCGCGGCCATGTCGGTGACGCTGTTCGGCGCCCTGGCCCTGGTCGTCCCGAGCACCGGCTCCGCCGGCTGGTCGGTCGCGGACTCGTTGCTGCTGTGGGGTTTCGGCTGGCTCGTCGCGGTGGCCATGTGGCGGTTCGCCCGGCTCGAGGCCGTCCCCTCCGAGCGCGGCATCGTCGTGCGGAACGTGCTGCTCACCCGGGACCTGACCTGGTCGGAGATCGGCGGGGTGCGGTTCGGCAGCGGGGACGCCTGGGCGTGGCTCGACCTCAAGGACGGCGACGAGGTGGCCGTCATGGCGATCCAGCGCTCGGACGGTGACGACGCGCGCCGGGCCGCCTCCCGGCTCATGGCCCTCGTGCAGGTGAACGCGTGA
- a CDS encoding nucleotidyltransferase family protein: MSSDDADAAAADPGGVVGIVLAAGAGRRFGGPKALATLDGRRLVDRAVATLRAGGCADVIAVAGAVPLRDVDAEVATNVNWPRGMASSLQVGLAAAQAGPWSTAVLLLVDQPWIGPQAVRRLIAARAAGARCAQAEYDGVPGHPVLFARECWADVGAAARGDQGARVWLRTHPDEVSAVDCAGTGDPRDVDRPQDLLDS, encoded by the coding sequence GTGAGCAGCGACGATGCGGACGCCGCTGCCGCCGATCCTGGCGGTGTCGTCGGGATCGTCCTGGCGGCCGGGGCGGGGCGACGCTTCGGCGGCCCGAAGGCGTTGGCCACCCTGGACGGCAGGCGGCTGGTGGACCGCGCCGTCGCCACCCTGCGGGCGGGGGGGTGCGCGGACGTGATCGCGGTCGCCGGTGCCGTCCCGCTGCGCGACGTCGACGCCGAGGTCGCCACGAACGTGAACTGGCCCCGCGGCATGGCGTCGTCGCTGCAGGTCGGGCTCGCCGCGGCTCAGGCCGGACCCTGGTCGACGGCGGTGCTGCTGCTCGTGGACCAGCCGTGGATCGGCCCGCAGGCGGTGCGGCGGCTGATCGCGGCGCGCGCGGCGGGAGCGCGCTGTGCGCAGGCCGAGTACGACGGCGTGCCGGGGCACCCGGTGCTGTTCGCGCGGGAGTGCTGGGCGGACGTCGGCGCGGCGGCCCGGGGCGACCAGGGCGCGCGGGTGTGGCTGCGCACGCACCCGGACGAGGTGAGCGCGGTGGACTGCGCCGGGACCGGCGACCCGCGTGACGTCGACCGGCCGCAGGACCTGCTCGACAGCTGA
- a CDS encoding DUF5701 family protein has product MTQEIATEIDRQLDVLVGKGYPALAGLGEGEFRALADPVRVAAADVVPAAPSEQQVTFLLVTTRDVVPAEDAMPLTTLLGSTKPGVVDRNHGDGDLAGYLPIDAVRLPAARLYALVDVERGEEFCDVRPQDALPVVLGRGRTPLTIDEGVALVTQFPQVLQTNRCFMLSGSRRHDKRVPALWIGQGAPKLGWCWDGNPHSWLGTASVGRRLG; this is encoded by the coding sequence GTGACCCAGGAAATCGCCACCGAGATCGACCGCCAGCTCGACGTCCTGGTGGGCAAGGGGTACCCGGCCCTGGCCGGGCTCGGCGAAGGGGAGTTCCGCGCGCTGGCCGACCCGGTGCGGGTGGCCGCGGCCGATGTCGTCCCGGCGGCGCCGAGCGAGCAGCAGGTGACGTTCCTGCTGGTCACCACCCGGGACGTCGTCCCGGCCGAGGACGCGATGCCGCTGACGACTCTGCTGGGCAGCACCAAGCCGGGGGTGGTGGACCGCAACCACGGCGACGGTGACCTGGCCGGGTACCTACCCATCGACGCGGTCCGCCTCCCCGCGGCCCGGCTCTACGCGCTGGTGGACGTCGAGCGCGGGGAGGAGTTCTGCGACGTCCGCCCGCAGGACGCCCTGCCGGTGGTGCTCGGCCGCGGCCGCACTCCGCTGACCATCGACGAGGGCGTGGCCCTGGTGACCCAGTTCCCGCAGGTGCTGCAGACGAACAGGTGCTTCATGCTGTCCGGCTCGCGGCGGCACGACAAGCGGGTGCCGGCGCTGTGGATCGGGCAGGGAGCGCCGAAGCTCGGCTGGTGCTGGGACGGCAACCCGCACTCCTGGCTGGGCACCGCGTCGGTCGGCCGGCGCCTGGGGTGA
- a CDS encoding sigma-70 family RNA polymerase sigma factor yields the protein MAQTDSELMRALHDEHAGALWAFVVRLTGDRMQAQDIVQETLLRAWKHPEVLDPSRGSPRGWLYTVARRLVVDDWRTKRSRVESLPGTLPERGQDDTDQMLQSWVVADALRQLSLDHRAVLVECYFRGRSVADAARVLGIPEGTVKSRAHYALLRLRVALQEMGVSR from the coding sequence ATGGCGCAGACGGACAGCGAGCTCATGCGTGCGCTGCACGACGAGCACGCGGGTGCGCTGTGGGCGTTCGTGGTCCGGCTGACCGGGGACAGGATGCAGGCCCAGGACATCGTGCAGGAGACGCTGCTGCGGGCCTGGAAGCACCCGGAGGTCCTCGACCCGTCGCGGGGCTCGCCGCGCGGCTGGCTGTACACCGTGGCCCGGCGGCTGGTCGTGGACGACTGGCGGACGAAGCGGTCGCGGGTCGAGTCGCTGCCGGGCACGCTGCCGGAACGGGGTCAGGACGACACCGACCAGATGCTGCAGTCCTGGGTGGTCGCCGACGCGCTGCGCCAGCTCAGCCTGGACCACCGGGCCGTACTGGTCGAGTGCTACTTCCGCGGGCGGTCGGTCGCGGACGCGGCGCGGGTGCTGGGTATCCCCGAAGGAACCGTGAAGTCGCGGGCGCACTACGCCTTGCTGCGGTTGCGCGTGGCCCTGCAGGAGATGGGGGTGAGCCGGTGA
- a CDS encoding anti-sigma factor yields the protein MSDSYETWAGPYVLGALSPSERDEFARHLTGCPPCSEVVAELAGLPGLLSRVPASVVAELSGESGPDGEEVVPPLPDTLLPNLLREARRRRRGLVALAVAGLAAAVVGVLVAVGAATAPDHPSSPTAPTQVAGSTMQPAPGVPSSAPISATVALTKVGWGTRLDLACEYEDYGRGDTAYALVVVDRAGQVQQVGTWNAIPGKLIHMSSGTALDAADIAAVQVRTVSGRTVLNLDHPTAAVTG from the coding sequence GTGAGCGACAGCTACGAGACGTGGGCCGGGCCGTACGTGCTCGGCGCCCTGTCGCCGAGCGAGCGCGACGAGTTCGCCCGTCACCTGACCGGCTGCCCGCCGTGCAGCGAGGTGGTCGCCGAGCTCGCCGGGCTGCCCGGGCTGCTGTCCCGGGTGCCGGCCTCGGTCGTCGCGGAGCTGTCCGGCGAGTCCGGTCCGGACGGCGAGGAGGTCGTCCCACCGCTGCCGGACACGCTGCTGCCGAACCTGCTGCGCGAGGCCCGCCGGCGCCGGCGGGGCCTGGTCGCGCTGGCCGTCGCGGGTCTGGCCGCGGCCGTGGTCGGCGTCCTCGTCGCGGTCGGGGCGGCGACCGCACCGGACCACCCGAGCAGCCCGACCGCCCCGACCCAGGTCGCCGGCTCGACGATGCAGCCCGCACCCGGGGTCCCGAGCAGCGCCCCGATCAGCGCGACCGTCGCCCTGACCAAGGTCGGCTGGGGGACCCGCCTGGACCTGGCCTGCGAGTACGAGGACTACGGGCGCGGTGACACGGCGTACGCGCTGGTCGTGGTGGACCGCGCGGGTCAGGTGCAGCAGGTCGGCACCTGGAACGCCATCCCCGGCAAGCTCATCCACATGAGCTCGGGCACGGCTCTGGACGCCGCGGACATCGCGGCCGTGCAGGTGCGCACGGTGAGCGGGCGCACGGTGCTGAACCTGGACCACCCGACGGCCGCGGTCACCGGGTGA
- a CDS encoding CynX/NimT family MFS transporter has translation MSTRPADAGSTRPGRTPHPDAQHRDALHGSVLMLVTVLLVALNLRLAITSLPPLVERIGADLDLNRTWTGALTTLPVLCMGVFAPVAQRMAHRWGRESAVAAALAVLAVGSTLRLGGEHVPLLYLGTLLAGFGIAVGGTITPGIIKEFFSEHVALVTAGYMLAMMGGAAAASALSVPLADAFGSWPQSLAFWGLFAVVALAFCWPVGRRANRHRRAVDEPAETRLPLPWRYTTAWLVVVYMSLQSWQFYGQLAWIAPFYESHGWTATDAGLLLAVFSATQVVSGVAAPVVAHRLPDRRPMLLCSVVAVALGVGGMLVAPDAAPWIWVGLVGLGLGSGFALGLVLFSDYSVSPAASARLSAMVFLVSYSVASLSPTVIGALRDATGSYQVPFAMLLVLLVPQGAAAFMLRPGRTRTP, from the coding sequence GTGAGCACCCGCCCCGCCGACGCCGGTTCGACCCGTCCGGGCCGAACCCCGCACCCCGACGCCCAGCACCGCGACGCCCTCCACGGCTCAGTGCTCATGCTGGTCACGGTCCTGCTGGTCGCGCTCAACCTGCGCCTGGCCATCACCAGCCTGCCGCCGCTGGTCGAGCGGATCGGCGCCGACCTCGACCTCAACCGCACCTGGACGGGCGCGCTGACCACCCTGCCCGTGCTGTGCATGGGGGTCTTCGCGCCGGTCGCGCAGCGGATGGCGCACCGGTGGGGCCGTGAGTCGGCGGTCGCCGCCGCCCTGGCGGTGCTGGCCGTCGGCAGCACCCTGCGCCTGGGCGGCGAGCACGTCCCGCTGCTCTACCTGGGCACCCTGCTGGCCGGCTTCGGCATCGCCGTGGGGGGGACCATCACGCCGGGCATCATCAAGGAGTTCTTCAGCGAGCACGTGGCGCTGGTCACCGCCGGCTACATGCTCGCCATGATGGGCGGCGCGGCTGCGGCGTCCGCGCTGAGCGTGCCCCTGGCGGACGCGTTCGGCTCCTGGCCCCAGTCGCTCGCGTTCTGGGGGCTGTTCGCGGTGGTCGCGCTCGCGTTCTGCTGGCCGGTCGGCCGCCGAGCCAACCGGCACCGCCGAGCCGTCGACGAACCTGCCGAGACCCGGTTGCCCCTGCCGTGGCGGTACACGACCGCCTGGCTCGTCGTCGTCTACATGTCCCTGCAGTCCTGGCAGTTCTACGGTCAGCTGGCCTGGATCGCACCCTTCTACGAGTCGCACGGCTGGACGGCGACCGACGCCGGCCTGCTGCTGGCGGTGTTCAGCGCGACGCAGGTGGTCTCGGGCGTCGCCGCACCGGTGGTGGCGCACCGGCTGCCGGACCGGCGTCCCATGCTGCTCTGCTCGGTGGTCGCCGTCGCCCTCGGCGTGGGCGGCATGCTCGTCGCCCCGGACGCCGCCCCGTGGATCTGGGTGGGCCTGGTCGGCCTGGGACTCGGGTCGGGCTTCGCGCTCGGGCTCGTGCTGTTCTCCGACTACTCGGTCAGCCCGGCGGCCAGCGCGCGGCTGTCGGCCATGGTCTTCCTGGTGTCCTACTCCGTCGCGTCGCTGAGCCCGACCGTGATCGGTGCCCTGCGGGACGCCACCGGCAGCTACCAGGTGCCGTTCGCCATGCTGCTCGTGCTGCTGGTCCCGCAGGGCGCCGCCGCGTTCATGCTGCGGCCGGGACGCACCCGAACCCCCTGA